In the genome of Ptychodera flava strain L36383 chromosome 13, AS_Pfla_20210202, whole genome shotgun sequence, one region contains:
- the LOC139147193 gene encoding protein CBFA2T1-like isoform X13 — MCTVCRTIDKRTTKDSAYLEQLKLDYIEPSMPDSPTDQGSSKPASTQPQCSPTGQPPVTTMSVATHSRSVSTSSGSGSIVNGLHSPNSVNGTPSPPSSMANSVSASQELPPACGARQLSKLKRFLTTLQQFGTDISPEIGERVRSLVMALVNNQLSVEEFHNKLQEATNFPLRPFVIPFLKANLPLLQRELMHCARMAKMTPHQYYSQHEHLLLDTKASPVDSSDILMEVNENGKRRTPERVNTTPKENGREPLQEQHLAKRHCTVSPSNANRTSPSSTINHHGSAAPHPIRMEDLAHAREMRERELRERELRERDLREREMREFSRFERDRERHHPIAAGGIHNRESMHPSSEYSVFDDRVEDDWKHVDTMLQCIMGMVEKTKRAIAVLHQRSLQDREELALWVRRHAEGAEHDMKKRAGEMMAHTIRQTEDRVSEVKRRAVFVSAEEAVNEVKRQAVAELQKAVAAAEQKANELVAAERAKLERAVSEAKKQGYEEANATINSQDDTSETGLSSSQSCWNCGRKANETCSGCNTARYCGSFCQHKDWENHHRMCAQVQAQQQQQGGSADNNPTTSVPTTTTTTPPSAATSPAGSNANSASRSSTPALASGGESAR, encoded by the exons ATTACATAGAGCCAAGCATGCCTGATTCACCGACAGATCAGGGCAGTAGTAAGCCTGCATCAACGCAGCCACAGTGTTCACCTACAGGACAGCCACCGGTTACCACAATGTCGGTAGCTACTCATTCCCGATCAGTATCCACTAGTTCTGGCTCAG GTTCCATAGTGAATGGTTTACATTCACCTAACAGTGTGAATGGAACCCCATCACCACCAAGTTCCATGGCTAATTCCGTCAGTGCGAGTCAAGAGTTACCTCCGGCTTGTGGAGCAAGGCAGCTCAGTAAGTTGAAAAGATTCCTGACAACGCTGCAGCAGTTTGGTACGGATATCTCACCAGAGATAGGAGAGAGAGTCAGGAGTCTTGTCATGGCATTAGTT aaTAATCAACTATCAGTGGAAGAATTTCATAACAAACTTCAGGAAGCTACCAATTTTCCTCTCAGACCGTTTGTCATTCCCTTTTTGAAG GCTAATCTGCCACTGCTACAACGGGAGCTAATGCACTGTGCACGTATGGCTAAAATGACACCCCACCAGTATTACAGCCAACATGAACATTTATTACTGGACACCAAAGCATCGCCAGTGGATTCATCCGATATCTTGATGGAAGTTAATGAAAATGGCAAACGACGAACCCCTGAAAG GGTGAATACCACACCAAAGGAGAATGGCAGAGAGCCATTGCAAGAACAGCATTTAGCAAAGCGTCATTGTACAGTCAGTCCCAGCAATGCAAATAGAACAAGTCCAAGTAGTACAATCAACCACCATGGGTCTGCAGCGCCGCATCCCATCAGAATGGAAGATCTGGCCCATGCTAgagaaatgagagagagagaactcCGGGAAAGGGAACTCCGGGAACGGGACCTTCGAGAAAGGGAAATGAGGGAGTTTAGCAGATTTgaaagagacagagaaagacatCACCCCATTG CTGCTGGAGGAATCCACAATCGTGAATCAATGCATCCATCAAGTGAATATTCAGTGTTTGATGATAGAGTAGAAGATGATTGGAAACATGTAGATACT ATGCTGCAATGTATCATGGGAATGGTGGAAAAAACCAAACGTGCAATAGCTGTGTTGCATCAGCGCAGTTTACAGGACAGAGAGGAGCTGGCCTTATGGGTACGCAGACACGCAGAGGGCGCTGAAcacgacatgaaaaaacgtgCTGGTGAAATGATGGCACACAcaatcagacagacagaagatAGAGTCTCTGAAGTTAAAAGGAGAGCAG TTTTTGTTTCTGCAGAGGAAGCTGTAAATGAAGTGAAAAGACAGGCTGTCGCTGAACTTCAGAAAGCTGTTGCTGCTGCAGAACAAAAGGCAAATGAACTTGTGGCAGCAGAACGAGCTAAACTAGAGAGAGCAGTGTCAGAAGCTAAGAAACAAGGATATGAGGAAGCCAATGCTACCATCAATAGCCAAGATGATACTAGTGAA ACTGGCCTTTCATCTTCACAGAGCTGCTGGAACTGTGGACGAAAAGCTAACGAGACATGCAGTGGCTGCAATACTGCCAGATACTGTGGTTCATTTTGTCAGCACAAAGACTGGGAAAATCACCACAGAATGTGTGCCCAGGTACAGGCCCAACAGCAACAGCAGGGTGGCTCTGCCGATAACAATCCCACAACATCTGTTCCAACTACCACTACTACTACGCCGCCATCTGCTGCGACAAGTCCTGCTGGATCTAATGCAAATAGTGCATCCAGATCAAGTACGCCGGCTCTGGCAAGTGGAGGGGAATCTGCCCGTTAG
- the LOC139147193 gene encoding protein CBFA2T1-like isoform X21: protein MSDNAVGNFTAHEILMSHQFYKRLRQSLTVCNNQASNISWQKMKNSAITNHCHYIEPSMPDSPTDQGSSKPASTQPQCSPTGQPPVTTMSVATHSRSVSTSSGSGSIVNGLHSPNSVNGTPSPPSSMANSVSASQELPPACGARQLSKLKRFLTTLQQFGTDISPEIGERVRSLVMALVNNQLSVEEFHNKLQEATNFPLRPFVIPFLKANLPLLQRELMHCARMAKMTPHQYYSQHEHLLLDTKASPVDSSDILMEVNENGKRRTPERVNTTPKENGREPLQEQHLAKRHCTVSPSNANRTSPSSTINHHGSAAPHPIRMEDLAHAREMRERELRERELRERDLREREMREFSRFERDRERHHPIAAGGIHNRESMHPSSEYSVFDDRVEDDWKHVDTMLQCIMGMVEKTKRAIAVLHQRSLQDREELALWVRRHAEGAEHDMKKRAGEMMAHTIRQTEDRVSEVKRRAEEAVNEVKRQAVAELQKAVAAAEQKANELVAAERAKLERAVSEAKKQGYEEANATINSQDDTSESCWNCGRKANETCSGCNTARYCGSFCQHKDWENHHRMCAQVQAQQQQQGGSADNNPTTSVPTTTTTTPPSAATSPAGSNANSASRSSTPALASGGESAR from the exons ATTACATAGAGCCAAGCATGCCTGATTCACCGACAGATCAGGGCAGTAGTAAGCCTGCATCAACGCAGCCACAGTGTTCACCTACAGGACAGCCACCGGTTACCACAATGTCGGTAGCTACTCATTCCCGATCAGTATCCACTAGTTCTGGCTCAG GTTCCATAGTGAATGGTTTACATTCACCTAACAGTGTGAATGGAACCCCATCACCACCAAGTTCCATGGCTAATTCCGTCAGTGCGAGTCAAGAGTTACCTCCGGCTTGTGGAGCAAGGCAGCTCAGTAAGTTGAAAAGATTCCTGACAACGCTGCAGCAGTTTGGTACGGATATCTCACCAGAGATAGGAGAGAGAGTCAGGAGTCTTGTCATGGCATTAGTT aaTAATCAACTATCAGTGGAAGAATTTCATAACAAACTTCAGGAAGCTACCAATTTTCCTCTCAGACCGTTTGTCATTCCCTTTTTGAAG GCTAATCTGCCACTGCTACAACGGGAGCTAATGCACTGTGCACGTATGGCTAAAATGACACCCCACCAGTATTACAGCCAACATGAACATTTATTACTGGACACCAAAGCATCGCCAGTGGATTCATCCGATATCTTGATGGAAGTTAATGAAAATGGCAAACGACGAACCCCTGAAAG GGTGAATACCACACCAAAGGAGAATGGCAGAGAGCCATTGCAAGAACAGCATTTAGCAAAGCGTCATTGTACAGTCAGTCCCAGCAATGCAAATAGAACAAGTCCAAGTAGTACAATCAACCACCATGGGTCTGCAGCGCCGCATCCCATCAGAATGGAAGATCTGGCCCATGCTAgagaaatgagagagagagaactcCGGGAAAGGGAACTCCGGGAACGGGACCTTCGAGAAAGGGAAATGAGGGAGTTTAGCAGATTTgaaagagacagagaaagacatCACCCCATTG CTGCTGGAGGAATCCACAATCGTGAATCAATGCATCCATCAAGTGAATATTCAGTGTTTGATGATAGAGTAGAAGATGATTGGAAACATGTAGATACT ATGCTGCAATGTATCATGGGAATGGTGGAAAAAACCAAACGTGCAATAGCTGTGTTGCATCAGCGCAGTTTACAGGACAGAGAGGAGCTGGCCTTATGGGTACGCAGACACGCAGAGGGCGCTGAAcacgacatgaaaaaacgtgCTGGTGAAATGATGGCACACAcaatcagacagacagaagatAGAGTCTCTGAAGTTAAAAGGAGAGCAG AGGAAGCTGTAAATGAAGTGAAAAGACAGGCTGTCGCTGAACTTCAGAAAGCTGTTGCTGCTGCAGAACAAAAGGCAAATGAACTTGTGGCAGCAGAACGAGCTAAACTAGAGAGAGCAGTGTCAGAAGCTAAGAAACAAGGATATGAGGAAGCCAATGCTACCATCAATAGCCAAGATGATACTAGTGAA AGCTGCTGGAACTGTGGACGAAAAGCTAACGAGACATGCAGTGGCTGCAATACTGCCAGATACTGTGGTTCATTTTGTCAGCACAAAGACTGGGAAAATCACCACAGAATGTGTGCCCAGGTACAGGCCCAACAGCAACAGCAGGGTGGCTCTGCCGATAACAATCCCACAACATCTGTTCCAACTACCACTACTACTACGCCGCCATCTGCTGCGACAAGTCCTGCTGGATCTAATGCAAATAGTGCATCCAGATCAAGTACGCCGGCTCTGGCAAGTGGAGGGGAATCTGCCCGTTAG
- the LOC139147193 gene encoding protein CBFA2T1-like isoform X14, with amino-acid sequence MCTVCRTIDKRTTKDSAYLEQLKLDYIEPSMPDSPTDQGSSKPASTQPQCSPTGQPPVTTMSVATHSRSVSTSSGSGSIVNGLHSPNSVNGTPSPPSSMANSVSASQELPPACGARQLSKLKRFLTTLQQFGTDISPEIGERVRSLVMALVNNQLSVEEFHNKLQEATNFPLRPFVIPFLKANLPLLQRELMHCARMAKMTPHQYYSQHEHLLLDTKASPVDSSDILMEVNENGKRRTPERVNTTPKENGREPLQEQHLAKRHCTVSPSNANRTSPSSTINHHGSAAPHPIRMEDLAHAREMRERELRERELRERDLREREMREFSRFERDRERHHPIAAGGIHNRESMHPSSEYSVFDDRVEDDWKHVDTMLQCIMGMVEKTKRAIAVLHQRSLQDREELALWVRRHAEGAEHDMKKRAGEMMAHTIRQTEDRVSEVKRRAEEAVNEVKRQAVAELQKAVAAAEQKANELVAAERAKLERAVSEAKKQGYEEANATINSQDDTSETGLSSSQSCWNCGRKANETCSGCNTARYCGSFCQHKDWENHHRMCAQVQAQQQQQGGSADNNPTTSVPTTTTTTPPSAATSPAGSNANSASRSSTPALASGGESAR; translated from the exons ATTACATAGAGCCAAGCATGCCTGATTCACCGACAGATCAGGGCAGTAGTAAGCCTGCATCAACGCAGCCACAGTGTTCACCTACAGGACAGCCACCGGTTACCACAATGTCGGTAGCTACTCATTCCCGATCAGTATCCACTAGTTCTGGCTCAG GTTCCATAGTGAATGGTTTACATTCACCTAACAGTGTGAATGGAACCCCATCACCACCAAGTTCCATGGCTAATTCCGTCAGTGCGAGTCAAGAGTTACCTCCGGCTTGTGGAGCAAGGCAGCTCAGTAAGTTGAAAAGATTCCTGACAACGCTGCAGCAGTTTGGTACGGATATCTCACCAGAGATAGGAGAGAGAGTCAGGAGTCTTGTCATGGCATTAGTT aaTAATCAACTATCAGTGGAAGAATTTCATAACAAACTTCAGGAAGCTACCAATTTTCCTCTCAGACCGTTTGTCATTCCCTTTTTGAAG GCTAATCTGCCACTGCTACAACGGGAGCTAATGCACTGTGCACGTATGGCTAAAATGACACCCCACCAGTATTACAGCCAACATGAACATTTATTACTGGACACCAAAGCATCGCCAGTGGATTCATCCGATATCTTGATGGAAGTTAATGAAAATGGCAAACGACGAACCCCTGAAAG GGTGAATACCACACCAAAGGAGAATGGCAGAGAGCCATTGCAAGAACAGCATTTAGCAAAGCGTCATTGTACAGTCAGTCCCAGCAATGCAAATAGAACAAGTCCAAGTAGTACAATCAACCACCATGGGTCTGCAGCGCCGCATCCCATCAGAATGGAAGATCTGGCCCATGCTAgagaaatgagagagagagaactcCGGGAAAGGGAACTCCGGGAACGGGACCTTCGAGAAAGGGAAATGAGGGAGTTTAGCAGATTTgaaagagacagagaaagacatCACCCCATTG CTGCTGGAGGAATCCACAATCGTGAATCAATGCATCCATCAAGTGAATATTCAGTGTTTGATGATAGAGTAGAAGATGATTGGAAACATGTAGATACT ATGCTGCAATGTATCATGGGAATGGTGGAAAAAACCAAACGTGCAATAGCTGTGTTGCATCAGCGCAGTTTACAGGACAGAGAGGAGCTGGCCTTATGGGTACGCAGACACGCAGAGGGCGCTGAAcacgacatgaaaaaacgtgCTGGTGAAATGATGGCACACAcaatcagacagacagaagatAGAGTCTCTGAAGTTAAAAGGAGAGCAG AGGAAGCTGTAAATGAAGTGAAAAGACAGGCTGTCGCTGAACTTCAGAAAGCTGTTGCTGCTGCAGAACAAAAGGCAAATGAACTTGTGGCAGCAGAACGAGCTAAACTAGAGAGAGCAGTGTCAGAAGCTAAGAAACAAGGATATGAGGAAGCCAATGCTACCATCAATAGCCAAGATGATACTAGTGAA ACTGGCCTTTCATCTTCACAGAGCTGCTGGAACTGTGGACGAAAAGCTAACGAGACATGCAGTGGCTGCAATACTGCCAGATACTGTGGTTCATTTTGTCAGCACAAAGACTGGGAAAATCACCACAGAATGTGTGCCCAGGTACAGGCCCAACAGCAACAGCAGGGTGGCTCTGCCGATAACAATCCCACAACATCTGTTCCAACTACCACTACTACTACGCCGCCATCTGCTGCGACAAGTCCTGCTGGATCTAATGCAAATAGTGCATCCAGATCAAGTACGCCGGCTCTGGCAAGTGGAGGGGAATCTGCCCGTTAG